A DNA window from Desulfonauticus submarinus contains the following coding sequences:
- a CDS encoding metal-dependent hydrolase yields MPGYKGHIGFGGLFVGGLIFLAIWLKWWSPSLVEVAMAFCIGVLGALFPDIDTDSKGQNLFYAILVCLDLALIIKAKYKLAALLGFIAMLPALGSHRSWTHTWWAMLLLPFPILILPYIFYHYLPTKFFPYYLAAVFGYFSHLLLDRKLF; encoded by the coding sequence ATGCCAGGATATAAAGGTCATATAGGTTTTGGTGGTTTATTTGTTGGTGGGTTAATTTTTCTAGCAATTTGGCTAAAGTGGTGGAGTCCTTCCCTTGTGGAAGTGGCGATGGCATTTTGTATAGGTGTTTTAGGGGCTCTTTTTCCTGATATAGATACAGATTCAAAAGGTCAGAATTTATTTTATGCGATTTTAGTGTGTCTTGATTTAGCCTTAATAATAAAGGCTAAATACAAGCTGGCAGCTCTCTTGGGTTTTATCGCAATGCTGCCAGCTTTGGGTTCGCATAGGAGTTGGACTCATACGTGGTGGGCAATGTTATTGTTGCCTTTCCCTATTTTGATATTGCCTTATATTTTTTATCATTATTTGCCTACTAAATTTTTCCCCTATTATTTAGCAGCTGTGTTTGGTTATTTTTCTCATTTGCTTTTGGATAGAAAACTTTTTTAA
- a CDS encoding FAD-dependent oxidoreductase encodes MQKVVIIGGVALGPKAACRFKRLEPESEVTILEQGEFISYGGCGIPFYISGEVSDHLELQSTSFHVVRDVSFFKEAKDVNVLTKIKALKIDRENKRVKALNLKTNKEISFEYDKLVLATGSKPRRLGLKGENLNNVFYVKGLEDAILIRQNITKGVNKAVVIGAGFIGLEIAEALTDLWGIETSIIECQNQILPGFLSPELAQVASHHLKEQGVNLYTQEQVKEIRGNQQVEKVITNKRELEADIVIVAPGVVPNSELAQQAGLETTAWGGIIVNEFLQTSDPNIYAGGDVIALKNLITGEYGYFPLGSLANRQGRIIGSNLAGERKKFKGAVGSFILKLFDLAIAGSGITLNKAIALGKKAKSGIAIQFDKAHFYPEKDLTLLELVVDEPSKKILGIQGISSNGDSLKARIDAVASILSFGPTLEDISNLEICYSPPFAAAMDIINVIANVTENIVEQKNIGALPKEFFDFVKVALTSKDKIVLDCRGQDNAKEWLKKYPQIWLNIPTEELRKRIHEVPKDKEIMLVCNTGARSYEAQLILRQNNITNTKNVIAGMGFLTRYGLKI; translated from the coding sequence ATGCAAAAAGTAGTAATAATTGGAGGAGTAGCTTTAGGACCAAAAGCAGCTTGCAGATTTAAAAGATTAGAACCAGAAAGCGAAGTTACAATCTTAGAGCAAGGAGAGTTTATATCCTATGGAGGATGTGGAATACCTTTTTATATTTCAGGAGAAGTAAGTGATCATTTGGAACTCCAAAGTACCTCTTTTCATGTAGTAAGAGATGTTAGTTTTTTTAAAGAGGCTAAGGATGTAAATGTACTAACTAAAATCAAAGCTCTTAAGATAGATAGAGAAAACAAAAGAGTAAAAGCTCTTAATTTAAAAACCAATAAAGAAATTTCCTTTGAATACGATAAACTAGTACTTGCCACAGGAAGCAAACCTAGGAGATTAGGGCTAAAAGGAGAAAATTTAAACAATGTATTTTATGTTAAAGGTCTTGAAGATGCTATTTTAATTCGCCAAAACATAACAAAAGGAGTAAATAAGGCTGTTGTCATAGGAGCTGGCTTTATTGGTTTAGAAATAGCAGAAGCCCTTACAGACTTATGGGGGATAGAAACCAGTATAATAGAATGTCAAAACCAAATCCTACCAGGATTTTTAAGCCCTGAGCTTGCCCAAGTAGCTTCTCATCACCTTAAAGAGCAAGGTGTTAACTTATACACTCAAGAACAAGTCAAAGAAATAAGGGGTAATCAACAAGTAGAAAAAGTTATTACAAACAAAAGAGAGCTAGAAGCAGATATAGTTATTGTAGCGCCTGGGGTTGTGCCTAATTCAGAACTTGCCCAACAAGCAGGATTGGAAACAACCGCTTGGGGAGGAATAATTGTAAATGAATTTTTACAAACATCAGACCCAAATATCTATGCAGGAGGAGATGTTATTGCTTTAAAAAACCTTATAACAGGAGAGTATGGATACTTTCCTCTTGGATCTTTGGCAAACAGACAAGGAAGAATTATTGGAAGCAATTTAGCAGGTGAAAGAAAAAAATTTAAAGGCGCAGTAGGTTCTTTTATCCTCAAATTATTTGATTTAGCCATTGCAGGAAGTGGCATTACCCTAAATAAGGCCATAGCATTAGGCAAAAAAGCCAAAAGTGGAATAGCTATTCAATTTGACAAGGCCCATTTTTATCCAGAAAAAGACCTCACTCTATTAGAGTTAGTAGTAGATGAGCCCAGCAAAAAAATATTAGGTATTCAAGGAATAAGTTCTAATGGCGATAGCTTAAAGGCAAGAATTGATGCGGTTGCTTCTATTTTATCTTTTGGTCCTACCTTAGAGGATATCAGCAACCTAGAAATATGCTATTCTCCACCTTTTGCAGCTGCTATGGACATCATTAATGTTATAGCAAATGTAACAGAAAACATAGTGGAACAAAAAAATATTGGGGCATTGCCCAAGGAATTTTTTGATTTTGTTAAAGTCGCTCTTACTTCTAAAGATAAAATTGTTCTTGATTGTAGAGGACAAGATAATGCCAAAGAATGGCTAAAAAAATATCCCCAAATTTGGCTAAACATCCCAACAGAAGAGCTGAGAAAACGAATCCACGAAGTGCCAAAAGATAAAGAAATTATGTTAGTGTGCAATACAGGTGCTCGCTCTTATGAAGCACAACTTATCCTGAGACAAAATAACATTACCAACACTAAAAATGTAATCGCAGGGATGGGATTTTTAACAAGATATGGTCTTAAAATTTAA